Proteins encoded within one genomic window of Bacillus thuringiensis:
- a CDS encoding YbeF family protein: protein MNELIFVLLICPLLIFIVSVIGTRRTKTYYVMPIVTFATFLIIGVIAFTPKFFFWVGMYSIFSFIVSYMTLLFVKGYEVVEKAK from the coding sequence ATGAATGAATTGATTTTCGTCTTATTAATTTGTCCATTACTTATCTTTATCGTTTCTGTTATTGGAACACGTAGAACGAAAACGTATTACGTAATGCCGATTGTAACGTTTGCTACTTTTTTAATAATAGGTGTTATCGCCTTCACTCCAAAATTTTTCTTTTGGGTTGGCATGTACAGCATCTTCTCATTTATTGTTTCTTATATGACGCTATTGTTTGTGAAAGGGTATGAGGTTGTGGAAAAAGCTAAATAG
- the remA gene encoding extracellular matrix/biofilm regulator RemA, protein MAMRFLNIGYGNIVSAHRIIAIVSPESAPIKRTVQEAREHNALLDATYGRKTRAVIVMDDGHVVLSPIQPETIAHRLNNKEDLSEEG, encoded by the coding sequence ATGGCCATGCGGTTTTTAAATATTGGATACGGAAATATTGTATCTGCTCATCGAATTATTGCTATTGTAAGTCCGGAGTCAGCTCCTATTAAACGAACAGTACAGGAAGCACGCGAACATAATGCTTTACTTGATGCTACGTATGGGAGAAAAACAAGGGCGGTTATTGTTATGGATGATGGGCATGTTGTATTAAGTCCAATTCAGCCAGAGACGATTGCACATCGTTTGAATAATAAAGAAGATTTAAGTGAGGAAGGGTAG
- a CDS encoding YicC/YloC family endoribonuclease, with amino-acid sequence MICSMTGFGRSKVESDTFQITVEMKSVNHRFLEMSIRLPKQMMVFEDKIRKIIAQQVRRGRIEVSISIAGEGLVERKLSVNWSLLEQYQSIMEDIKGKFQLQDSITLEQLMAMPEVTAIEEVENVNEQFENSLYEAVRQAAHMLKTMRDGEGERLHKDIAYRLQEIHNCVNAIIPHAPIVTQKYRERLENRLKELHNQDLDEQRLLTEVAIFAERCDIHEELVRLQSHLEQFCETLQIEEPVGRKMDFIVQEMHREINTIGSKANDLTISKYVVEMKNNLEKIREQVQNIE; translated from the coding sequence ATGATTTGTAGTATGACAGGATTTGGAAGATCGAAAGTAGAAAGTGATACTTTTCAAATTACAGTAGAAATGAAATCGGTGAACCACCGTTTTCTAGAGATGAGTATTCGACTACCGAAGCAAATGATGGTATTTGAAGACAAAATTCGTAAAATAATTGCACAGCAAGTTCGCCGTGGACGTATTGAAGTGTCTATTAGTATAGCGGGTGAAGGGCTTGTTGAAAGAAAATTAAGTGTGAATTGGTCGCTTCTTGAGCAGTACCAATCGATTATGGAAGATATAAAAGGAAAATTTCAATTACAAGATTCTATTACACTCGAGCAATTAATGGCAATGCCAGAAGTAACAGCGATTGAAGAGGTAGAAAACGTAAATGAACAATTTGAGAACAGTTTATATGAGGCTGTTCGCCAAGCTGCTCATATGTTAAAAACGATGAGAGATGGCGAAGGAGAACGATTACATAAAGATATAGCGTATCGTTTACAAGAGATTCACAATTGTGTAAACGCAATTATTCCGCATGCACCAATTGTTACACAAAAATATCGTGAACGATTAGAAAATCGCTTAAAGGAATTACATAATCAAGATCTAGATGAACAAAGATTGCTAACAGAAGTTGCAATCTTTGCTGAGCGTTGTGATATTCACGAAGAGTTAGTTCGTTTGCAAAGTCATTTAGAACAATTCTGTGAAACACTGCAGATTGAAGAGCCTGTTGGAAGGAAAATGGATTTCATCGTGCAAGAGATGCATAGAGAAATTAATACGATTGGTTCTAAGGCAAATGACTTAACAATTTCAAAATATGTTGTAGAAATGAAAAATAACCTTGAAAAAATTCGTGAACAAGTACAAAATATTGAGTAG
- a CDS encoding Rqc2 family fibronectin-binding protein, whose amino-acid sequence MAFDGLFTRAITHEIANSLYTGRISKIYQPSKYEILLHIRANGKNQKLILSAHPTYARLHLTNQNYDSPALPPMFCMLLRKHLEGGFIEKIEQIDLERIIQITVRSRNEIGDESLKTLVIEIMGRHSNIILVDTKTNNILDSLKHVSLAVNRHRTVYAGAEYIAPPAQHKINPLQIGTNDEFIRPLDFLSGNMDKQLVGTFTGISPLFAKEVVKKAVMVNEKALADAFFSIQKPLLTHTYSPTMTTSNGKEFFYLFPLAHLAGENKTFSSVSELLDRFFFGKAERDRVKQQAHDLERFMQNEKNKNEKKLIKLEKTLQDAGKADKYQLFGELLTANMYALKKGDKDIEVVNYYDENGGTVKITLDPLKTPSDNAQRYFQKYQKAKNSVVVVEEQIKKTNEEILYFDSLLQQMEAASSKDIEEIREELAEEGYMRNRKTKNAKKKPTKPVLDKYVASDGTEIFVGKNNKQNDYLTTKFARRDEIWLHTKDIPGSHVVIRSLEPAEETLLEAAKIAAYYSKAKESSSVPVDFTKIRHVKKPSGAKLGFVTYDNQQTVYVTPDVDTVMKLKA is encoded by the coding sequence ATGGCATTCGATGGATTATTTACAAGAGCAATTACACATGAAATTGCAAATTCTCTTTACACGGGACGAATTTCCAAAATATACCAACCTTCAAAGTACGAGATTTTATTACATATTCGAGCAAACGGAAAAAATCAAAAACTGATTCTTTCCGCTCATCCGACATATGCACGTTTACACTTAACAAATCAAAATTACGATTCACCTGCACTTCCGCCAATGTTTTGTATGCTTCTCCGTAAACATCTAGAAGGTGGATTCATTGAAAAAATTGAACAAATTGATTTAGAGCGTATTATTCAAATCACAGTTCGTAGCAGAAATGAAATTGGTGATGAATCGCTAAAAACATTAGTAATTGAAATAATGGGACGACATAGTAACATCATTTTAGTAGACACAAAAACAAATAATATTTTAGATAGCTTAAAACACGTTTCTTTAGCAGTAAACCGACATCGAACTGTATACGCTGGAGCTGAATATATTGCACCACCAGCACAACATAAGATTAACCCACTTCAAATTGGAACAAATGATGAATTTATTAGACCGCTAGACTTTCTATCTGGAAACATGGATAAACAGCTTGTTGGCACCTTTACGGGAATATCGCCGTTATTCGCAAAAGAGGTAGTGAAAAAGGCAGTTATGGTAAATGAAAAAGCATTAGCTGATGCATTTTTCTCCATACAAAAACCATTATTAACTCATACATATTCACCAACAATGACTACTTCAAATGGGAAAGAATTCTTTTATCTTTTCCCTCTTGCGCACTTAGCAGGAGAAAACAAAACATTCTCATCTGTTAGTGAATTGCTAGACCGATTCTTTTTTGGAAAAGCAGAGCGCGACCGCGTAAAACAACAAGCTCATGATTTAGAACGCTTTATGCAAAACGAAAAAAATAAAAATGAGAAAAAACTCATTAAACTAGAAAAAACATTACAAGATGCCGGAAAAGCAGATAAATATCAACTATTTGGAGAATTACTTACAGCCAATATGTACGCTTTGAAAAAAGGGGATAAAGATATTGAAGTCGTTAACTATTACGACGAAAATGGCGGAACTGTAAAAATCACATTAGATCCTTTAAAAACACCATCTGACAATGCGCAACGTTATTTCCAAAAGTACCAAAAAGCGAAAAATTCAGTTGTTGTTGTAGAAGAACAAATCAAAAAAACAAATGAAGAAATTCTTTATTTTGATAGCTTACTTCAACAAATGGAAGCTGCTTCTTCAAAAGATATTGAAGAAATTCGTGAGGAATTAGCTGAAGAAGGTTATATGCGCAATCGTAAAACGAAAAACGCAAAGAAAAAGCCTACTAAACCAGTATTAGATAAATATGTAGCTAGTGATGGCACAGAAATTTTCGTCGGTAAAAACAACAAGCAAAATGATTATTTAACAACGAAATTTGCCCGCCGTGATGAAATTTGGTTACATACGAAAGACATACCTGGTTCTCACGTTGTCATTCGTTCTTTAGAACCTGCTGAAGAAACTTTACTAGAAGCTGCCAAAATTGCTGCTTATTACAGTAAAGCAAAAGAGTCTAGCTCTGTACCTGTTGATTTCACCAAAATACGTCATGTGAAAAAACCGAGTGGTGCAAAACTTGGGTTTGTTACGTACGACAATCAGCAAACCGTATATGTAACACCGGATGTTGACACTGTAATGAAATTAAAAGCTTAA
- a CDS encoding calcium-translocating P-type ATPase, SERCA-type translates to MNWYGMRANEVEERTNTNVKVGLTEKEAEGRIKKFGTNELDEAKRPSALMVFLAQFKDFMVLVLFGATIVSAFLGEYIDSIAIVAIVIINGILGFFQERKAEKSLEALKELAAPQVTVLRNGKWVKVPSKALVLGDVIKFSSGDRIGADVRLVEASSLYIEESALTGESVPVQKKVEALQGQDVSIGDQKNMAFMGTMITRGSGAGVVVATGMNTAMGQIANMLQNAEQMETPLQRRLEQLGKILIIVALVLTALVVLAGVYQGNEVYHMFLAGVSLAVAAIPEGLPAIVTVALSLGVQRMIKKRAIVRKLPAVETLGCASVICSDKTGTMTQNKMMVTHMWSGGELWKVTGQGYEPNGSFLKGEKEVNPAKTKALYQLLTFGSLCNNANIIQKKKAYVLDGDPTEGALVAAAMKAGITREALKGKFEIIREFPFDSTRKMMSVIVRDREGKKFVVTKGAPDVLLQMSQTILWGDKQQPLSELYRKEVQAAIHSLGSQALRTIAVAFKPLKATDSTEHERDVEKDFMLVGIQGMIDPPRPEVEQAVKECREAGIRTVMITGDHKVTAMAIAEQLGVLPQGGRVVEGVELANMDVEELENVVEDTYVFARVSPEHKLKIVKALQNKGHIVAMTGDGVNDAPAIKTADIGIAMGITGTDVAKEASSLVLLDDNFATIKSAIKEGRNIYENIRKFIRYLLASNVGEILVMLFAMLLALPLPMVPIQILWVNLVTDGLPAMALGLDKAEGDVMKRTPRHPKEGVFARGLAWKIISRGFLIGAVTLVAFIIAYNQHPNELKYAQTVAFATLVLAQLIHVFDCRSEHSVFHRNPFGNVYLVGAVIISLLLMLVVIYYPPLQPIFSTMPIQARDWLLIGGLSSIPTFLLVGSLLTGKKGKKEKPILYKKGLNLK, encoded by the coding sequence ATGAACTGGTATGGAATGCGCGCAAATGAAGTGGAAGAAAGAACGAATACGAATGTGAAGGTTGGACTTACAGAGAAAGAAGCAGAGGGGCGAATAAAAAAATTTGGTACAAATGAATTAGATGAAGCAAAAAGGCCTTCTGCGCTGATGGTATTTTTGGCACAATTTAAAGATTTTATGGTACTTGTTTTGTTTGGTGCAACAATAGTTTCTGCTTTTTTAGGGGAATACATTGATTCTATTGCGATTGTAGCAATTGTTATTATCAATGGTATTCTTGGCTTTTTTCAAGAAAGAAAGGCTGAAAAGTCATTAGAAGCTTTAAAAGAGCTAGCCGCCCCGCAAGTTACTGTACTGCGAAATGGAAAGTGGGTAAAGGTACCGTCTAAAGCACTCGTTTTAGGTGATGTTATTAAATTTTCTAGTGGCGATCGTATTGGAGCTGATGTACGTCTTGTTGAGGCATCGAGTTTATATATCGAAGAATCAGCTTTGACAGGAGAGTCCGTACCGGTGCAGAAAAAGGTAGAAGCATTGCAAGGGCAAGATGTTTCAATTGGTGATCAAAAAAATATGGCTTTCATGGGTACGATGATTACGCGAGGCTCTGGAGCAGGAGTCGTTGTAGCAACTGGTATGAATACAGCGATGGGCCAAATTGCAAATATGTTACAAAATGCAGAGCAAATGGAAACACCACTGCAAAGAAGATTAGAGCAACTCGGAAAAATATTAATTATTGTGGCTCTTGTTTTGACAGCGCTTGTCGTATTAGCCGGGGTGTATCAAGGAAATGAAGTGTATCATATGTTTTTAGCTGGCGTGTCGCTAGCTGTTGCTGCTATTCCAGAAGGGTTGCCGGCAATTGTTACAGTAGCTTTATCGCTTGGTGTACAGCGTATGATAAAAAAGAGAGCGATTGTAAGAAAGTTACCAGCGGTAGAAACGTTAGGTTGTGCTTCTGTTATATGCTCTGATAAAACAGGAACGATGACGCAAAACAAAATGATGGTAACACATATGTGGTCAGGTGGAGAGTTGTGGAAAGTGACAGGTCAAGGGTATGAACCTAATGGATCTTTTCTGAAAGGTGAAAAAGAAGTTAATCCAGCTAAGACGAAAGCACTTTATCAACTACTCACATTTGGTTCACTATGTAATAATGCAAATATTATTCAAAAGAAAAAGGCGTATGTATTAGATGGAGATCCAACTGAGGGAGCACTTGTAGCTGCAGCAATGAAAGCGGGGATAACGCGTGAGGCACTGAAAGGGAAATTTGAAATTATTCGTGAATTTCCGTTTGATTCAACTCGGAAAATGATGAGTGTTATTGTACGAGATAGAGAAGGAAAAAAGTTTGTTGTTACGAAGGGAGCACCAGATGTCCTCCTGCAAATGAGTCAAACGATTTTATGGGGAGATAAGCAACAACCACTAAGTGAGTTGTATAGAAAAGAAGTACAGGCGGCTATTCATAGTTTAGGTAGTCAAGCGCTGCGAACAATTGCAGTTGCATTTAAGCCATTAAAAGCAACTGATTCTACCGAACATGAAAGAGACGTTGAAAAGGATTTTATGTTAGTTGGGATACAAGGTATGATTGATCCGCCAAGACCAGAGGTAGAGCAGGCTGTAAAAGAGTGCAGAGAAGCTGGTATTCGAACAGTGATGATTACAGGTGACCATAAAGTTACAGCAATGGCGATTGCGGAACAATTAGGGGTTTTACCACAAGGAGGACGCGTTGTTGAAGGAGTAGAACTCGCAAATATGGATGTAGAAGAACTAGAAAATGTTGTAGAAGATACGTATGTATTTGCTCGTGTATCACCAGAACATAAATTGAAAATTGTTAAGGCGTTGCAAAATAAAGGACATATAGTAGCGATGACAGGTGATGGAGTGAACGATGCTCCAGCTATAAAAACAGCGGATATTGGGATAGCGATGGGAATTACGGGGACAGACGTTGCGAAAGAAGCTTCATCTCTTGTTTTGTTGGACGATAATTTTGCTACGATTAAATCGGCAATTAAAGAAGGTAGAAATATATACGAGAATATACGTAAGTTTATTCGTTATTTATTAGCATCGAACGTTGGAGAAATTTTGGTCATGCTATTTGCAATGTTGCTTGCATTACCGCTGCCCATGGTTCCAATTCAAATTTTATGGGTGAATTTAGTTACTGACGGTTTACCGGCGATGGCGTTAGGTTTGGATAAGGCCGAGGGAGACGTGATGAAGAGGACGCCGCGTCATCCGAAAGAAGGGGTATTTGCTAGAGGGCTTGCCTGGAAAATTATAAGCCGTGGCTTTTTAATTGGGGCAGTGACGTTAGTAGCGTTTATTATTGCATATAATCAACATCCAAATGAACTGAAATATGCACAAACTGTAGCGTTTGCAACGTTGGTACTTGCTCAGCTGATTCATGTATTTGATTGCCGAAGTGAGCATTCTGTTTTCCACCGCAATCCGTTTGGAAATGTGTATTTAGTAGGAGCGGTTATCATTTCATTACTACTTATGCTCGTCGTTATATATTATCCACCGTTACAGCCGATTTTTAGCACGATGCCAATACAAGCGAGAGATTGGTTGTTAATTGGAGGTTTATCATCAATTCCGACCTTCTTATTAGTAGGCTCTTTATTAACAGGGAAAAAGGGGAAGAAGGAAAAGCCAATATTATATAAGAAGGGATTAAACTTGAAATAG
- a CDS encoding YoqO family protein — MVRIKNGCYNTINPKNGITGGLMHKKIGFWGFIISCSLLIVLKLFTNNEWISIIPVFGFVFILLYNWDGMKQYSKKSIGIMIGIIVVCSFFAWVILIEGQKQMEKMSIFQEWMSSANGLYLVIIVVIFLRIVISIASYILKEK; from the coding sequence ATGGTAAGAATAAAAAATGGATGTTACAATACAATTAATCCTAAAAATGGAATAACAGGAGGGCTTATGCACAAAAAAATTGGATTTTGGGGATTTATCATATCTTGTAGTCTATTAATCGTTTTAAAGCTATTTACAAACAATGAATGGATAAGTATCATACCTGTTTTCGGGTTTGTATTTATACTTTTATATAACTGGGATGGTATGAAACAATATAGTAAGAAAAGTATCGGAATTATGATAGGTATCATCGTTGTTTGCTCATTTTTCGCATGGGTTATTTTAATAGAGGGTCAGAAACAAATGGAGAAAATGTCTATTTTTCAAGAATGGATGTCTTCTGCAAACGGTCTTTATCTTGTAATTATAGTTGTTATTTTTCTAAGAATTGTTATAAGTATAGCAAGTTACATATTAAAGGAGAAGTAG
- a CDS encoding M24 family metallopeptidase encodes MNIRITNIQKQLHNYGIDGLLITKKENRQYATGFTGSAGGVLISADTAVFITDFRYVDQAKSQIKDAEIIMHKGNLEKEIANQVSKLNIQKLGIEENNMTLQQYKNLQKYVHAEMVQVCEIIENIRIIKDTPEIETMKIAANIADEAFHHILTFLKPGISENDVRDELEFFMRKKGATSSSFQIIVASGVRSSLPHGVASNKIIERGDIVTLDFGALYDGYCSDITRTVAIGEPSEEFKKIYNVVREALKRGTEAIKPGETAKSIDDVTRNYITDCGYGQYFGHSTGHGLGLEIHEPLRLSQESKATLEEGMVVTVEPGIYIPNWGGCRIEDDIVITKDGYEVITKSNRELIVIPC; translated from the coding sequence ATGAATATAAGAATAACTAATATACAAAAACAACTACATAATTATGGAATTGACGGATTACTCATTACCAAAAAAGAAAATCGCCAATATGCAACAGGCTTTACTGGTAGTGCTGGCGGCGTCTTAATCTCTGCAGATACAGCTGTTTTTATAACTGATTTTCGCTATGTAGATCAAGCGAAGTCACAAATAAAAGATGCGGAAATCATTATGCATAAAGGAAATTTAGAAAAAGAAATTGCAAATCAAGTATCGAAATTAAACATTCAAAAACTCGGAATTGAAGAAAACAACATGACATTGCAACAATATAAAAACTTACAAAAATACGTACATGCAGAAATGGTTCAAGTGTGCGAAATCATCGAAAATATTCGTATTATTAAAGACACGCCTGAAATAGAAACAATGAAAATCGCAGCTAATATTGCTGACGAAGCATTTCACCACATCCTTACGTTTCTAAAACCAGGAATAAGTGAAAATGATGTACGAGATGAGTTAGAATTTTTCATGCGAAAAAAAGGGGCTACGTCCTCTTCATTCCAAATCATTGTGGCTTCTGGCGTTCGTTCTTCACTTCCTCATGGAGTTGCATCAAATAAAATAATCGAACGAGGCGACATCGTTACATTAGATTTCGGTGCACTTTATGATGGATATTGTTCCGATATAACTCGTACGGTAGCAATTGGAGAACCATCAGAAGAATTCAAAAAAATATACAATGTTGTACGCGAAGCATTAAAACGCGGGACTGAAGCAATTAAGCCTGGAGAAACTGCAAAAAGTATCGATGATGTAACAAGAAACTACATTACAGATTGTGGATATGGTCAATATTTTGGTCACTCTACAGGGCACGGTCTTGGCTTAGAAATACATGAACCTCTTCGCCTATCCCAAGAAAGTAAAGCTACATTAGAAGAAGGTATGGTTGTTACCGTTGAACCCGGTATTTACATACCAAACTGGGGCGGTTGTAGAATTGAAGATGATATCGTCATTACAAAAGACGGATATGAAGTTATTACAAAATCAAATCGAGAACTAATTGTTATTCCTTGTTAA
- a CDS encoding lysozyme inhibitor LprI family protein: MKKLSKVMSFCFAASMLVVTGCEKSEIKVQANETIEQLDEAPEVTEKEAKKIVRKSVDAIANAFSEMEKENGWSRNNPGDLATAKKGVKGLVTEKFVENQLPNSLETFNRSRETDMLPFPINIEPEMRVTYAQKDKNLTIETIIPSNDMGNEAEIWEFIFVYRDGRWLLDKWSAHTPGDLKLTKEEASEFLKIRGFKNVDFVKEENSGDKKYIFKENTRSIAVDAKTSVITYNLDEQKQEKVAKENSSQEHENIKGNSMNTHATSKEEKQTKKETSSAVGKNKVLNELAALENQEKHTNVMSTNDIVNEIEGNYELWDNKLNEIYSTLKNTMSPDAFQSLKTKQIAWVKEKESKVKAIGTDTNNGTMRRIEASEEKYKMTKERCYELVNGYMN; encoded by the coding sequence ATGAAGAAATTAAGTAAAGTCATGTCATTTTGCTTCGCTGCTAGTATGCTAGTTGTAACAGGGTGTGAAAAAAGTGAAATCAAAGTTCAAGCAAATGAAACGATTGAACAGCTTGATGAAGCCCCAGAAGTGACAGAAAAAGAAGCGAAAAAGATTGTAAGAAAGAGTGTAGATGCAATAGCAAATGCATTTAGTGAGATGGAAAAAGAAAATGGATGGAGTCGAAATAATCCTGGAGATTTGGCGACAGCGAAAAAAGGAGTTAAGGGATTAGTTACAGAAAAATTTGTAGAGAACCAGCTTCCTAATTCGCTTGAAACATTTAATAGATCTAGAGAGACAGATATGTTGCCATTCCCTATTAATATTGAACCAGAAATGAGAGTAACGTATGCACAGAAAGATAAAAATTTAACGATTGAAACTATTATACCTTCAAATGATATGGGAAATGAAGCAGAGATATGGGAATTTATTTTCGTTTATAGAGATGGAAGATGGTTACTAGATAAATGGTCAGCACATACACCGGGCGATTTAAAACTTACGAAGGAAGAAGCTAGTGAGTTTCTGAAGATTCGAGGCTTTAAGAATGTCGATTTTGTTAAAGAAGAAAACAGTGGTGACAAAAAATATATTTTTAAAGAAAATACTAGATCAATAGCTGTGGATGCAAAAACATCGGTTATTACATATAATTTAGATGAGCAAAAACAGGAAAAAGTAGCGAAAGAAAATAGTAGTCAAGAACACGAAAACATTAAGGGAAATAGCATGAATACGCATGCTACTTCTAAAGAAGAGAAGCAGACTAAAAAAGAAACTTCGTCAGCAGTAGGTAAAAATAAGGTTTTAAATGAGTTAGCGGCTCTAGAAAACCAAGAAAAACATACAAATGTCATGTCAACAAATGACATAGTAAATGAAATAGAAGGAAATTATGAACTGTGGGATAATAAACTAAATGAAATTTACAGTACATTAAAAAATACGATGTCCCCTGATGCATTTCAGTCATTAAAAACGAAACAAATTGCGTGGGTTAAAGAAAAGGAAAGTAAGGTTAAAGCAATTGGTACTGATACAAATAACGGAACGATGAGACGTATAGAAGCTTCAGAAGAGAAATACAAGATGACAAAAGAAAGATGTTATGAATTAGTGAATGGGTATATGAACTAG
- a CDS encoding YoqO family protein yields MREKVGYYGVLICLLLSVISAGFLKSEWVSVILCIGVLIFAPMYRWNEWQAYSRKKKIVFSIEFVIIISTIPFLLLKGNEIMDGIVMFQGWLFIAKLLYLICILILVAVISKKVNEKLFVNE; encoded by the coding sequence ATGAGAGAGAAAGTAGGGTATTATGGTGTGCTCATTTGTTTACTATTATCAGTTATTTCAGCGGGATTTCTTAAAAGTGAATGGGTATCAGTTATATTATGTATAGGAGTATTAATTTTTGCTCCCATGTATCGCTGGAATGAATGGCAAGCATATAGCCGAAAAAAGAAAATTGTTTTCAGTATTGAGTTTGTTATTATAATTAGTACGATTCCGTTTTTGTTACTGAAGGGAAATGAGATAATGGATGGAATTGTAATGTTTCAAGGGTGGTTATTTATTGCGAAATTGCTATATTTAATATGTATTTTAATATTGGTAGCAGTAATCTCTAAAAAAGTAAACGAAAAGTTATTCGTTAATGAATAG
- a CDS encoding HAD family hydrolase, translating to MIFFDIDGTLLDYDTAENNGISHFFQKYNDIFSGNESESMNLWHELSEKYFNKFLSKELSFQEQQGMRMYHLFKTYGINLSPEESQHRFNQYIELYKNNWAAFEDVHYTLQTLKQEGHSLGIISNGDYEQQVEKLTALNILQYFQYISTSSEIGVSKPDPEIFQRTVLQLNLEMKDCYYIGDRLEIDAISSTVAGMQGLWLNRGNLPLKCDVPTICSLHEIITMI from the coding sequence ATGATTTTCTTTGATATTGATGGAACTTTACTTGATTACGACACTGCTGAGAATAACGGCATCTCACATTTCTTCCAAAAGTATAATGATATTTTTTCAGGAAACGAATCAGAGTCTATGAATCTATGGCATGAATTATCCGAGAAGTATTTCAACAAATTTTTATCCAAGGAATTATCTTTTCAAGAACAACAAGGGATGCGAATGTACCATTTATTTAAAACATATGGAATAAACTTATCACCCGAAGAATCTCAGCACAGATTCAATCAATATATAGAACTATATAAGAACAACTGGGCCGCGTTTGAAGATGTACACTATACATTACAGACCTTAAAGCAAGAAGGGCACTCATTAGGTATTATTAGTAATGGTGACTATGAACAGCAAGTCGAAAAATTAACTGCTCTAAACATTCTACAATATTTCCAATACATATCTACTTCTAGTGAAATTGGTGTATCGAAACCAGACCCTGAAATTTTTCAAAGAACTGTATTACAATTGAATCTTGAAATGAAAGATTGCTATTATATTGGTGATCGATTAGAAATAGATGCCATTAGTAGTACAGTAGCTGGAATGCAAGGGCTATGGTTAAATCGGGGTAACTTGCCACTCAAATGTGATGTTCCTACTATCTGTTCGTTACATGAAATTATAACAATGATATAA
- a CDS encoding DinB family protein, translating into MNFVIDKIDGLQPEFSKLVSMMNYARYTTMQAVEGLTIENLDYLYDEEANSIGMLLYHMASIEFYYQIHTFEDREPTEAELERWLPAIELGDLGRGKIKGNSIEFYINTLQEVRSKTIETFQSLPDEWLFKTTDFWYDKPANNYFKWFHVFEDEINHRGQIRLIKKMQKAHSIK; encoded by the coding sequence TTGAACTTTGTAATCGACAAGATAGATGGTTTACAGCCTGAATTTTCAAAACTTGTTTCCATGATGAATTACGCTCGTTACACAACGATGCAAGCAGTGGAAGGTTTAACAATTGAAAATCTTGATTATTTATATGATGAGGAAGCAAATTCAATTGGCATGCTTTTGTACCATATGGCTTCTATTGAATTTTACTACCAAATTCATACCTTTGAAGACCGTGAACCAACGGAAGCTGAATTAGAAAGATGGTTACCTGCTATTGAGTTAGGAGATCTTGGACGCGGGAAAATAAAAGGAAACTCGATAGAATTTTACATAAACACATTACAAGAAGTACGTTCCAAAACGATTGAGACTTTTCAATCGTTACCTGATGAATGGCTATTTAAAACGACAGACTTTTGGTATGACAAACCAGCAAATAACTATTTTAAGTGGTTTCACGTATTTGAAGATGAGATCAACCATCGCGGACAAATTCGTTTAATTAAGAAGATGCAAAAAGCCCATTCAATAAAGTAA